The DNA region GCAAGCGTGCAGCGCTCTCATCTAAAGAAGTCAATCCTACCTCTTCAGCTTCATCAGCAAATGCGAACCTACGCGCCTCTAAACTATTAGGGGTAATTAATGTAGCTTGTGGAAACAGCAACTCGACCATTGCCTCCATCATTTCATCATTACTTAAATCATCGCCACGCCCAGAAGTTAAGATAGGGTCAATTAGCAAAGGAATATCGGGGTAATCTGCCATGATTTCAGCAATCACCGCAATATTTTCAACCGAGCCTAACAGCCCCAGCTTAAACGCTGAAACTTGCACATCCTCTAAAATCGCACGCGCCTGATCATTGACCCAATCTGGGTCCATGGCCAACACGCCATCAACACCAACGGTATCCTGCGCAGTAATTGCCGTCACTACTGATAACGGATGACAACCAATACTGGCAAACGTAAGAATATCCGCCTGCAGCCCAGCC from Methylotenera sp. L2L1 includes:
- the thiD gene encoding bifunctional hydroxymethylpyrimidine kinase/phosphomethylpyrimidine kinase, producing the protein MANQAPPSVLTFAGTDPSSGAGLQADILTFASIGCHPLSVVTAITAQDTVGVDGVLAMDPDWVNDQARAILEDVQVSAFKLGLLGSVENIAVIAEIMADYPDIPLLIDPILTSGRGDDLSNDEMMEAMVELLFPQATLITPNSLEARRFAFADEAEEVGLTSLDESAARLLAMGSEYVLITGTHERTAEVTNTLYGEDKLIKAYKWERLAGSYHGSGCTLTSAIAACMAHGLSIEDAVLEAQEYTWQTLKNGFRPGMGQYIPDRMFWARDEEDPVINSGDGSVKTH